In Bombyx mori chromosome 11, ASM3026992v2, one genomic interval encodes:
- the LOC101743099 gene encoding E3 ubiquitin-protein ligase Rnf220 isoform X1 — protein MLPVLMYNNMEGCSNNVNEHNTNYGQIYDENVILNSVRSRKKVSELPNCPVCSCTVRQGELEHHLDLELARLNKLTGSASKRKLSVNSVSNNVNAAVPGSSTNVELDEGIDVTGCPGSDVYQDFNIYLQRVHANRLRRLRARRRSTPPPQNGECPVCNTTLPTSKLQRHALRCLKRTGAEMDEDIPDTSSEEGSIDVENDEPSASGFGAEYQWCGEWRVRATALQDADSRAATCVRRASNDQALVVDGDEDTELYGPPQYSPSRIAPDDEHQTNEDQTDMQTTNETETEDRIEEPTPKCNGLVEASAETRIQALKAKIKDMEKKQNGAAESKCLICLGSYVSPAVSIQCWHVYCEVCWLESLKAKKICPQCNAITTAQHLRRIYM, from the exons ATGTTACCAGTTTTGATGTACAATAACATGGAGGGCTGTTCGAATAACGTGAATGAGCATAATACTAATTACGGGCAAATATACGACGagaatgtaatattaaatagtGTTAGAAGTAGAAAAAAAGTTAGTGAATTACCGAATTGTCCGGTGTGTAGTTGTACCGTGCGTCAAGGTGAATTGGAACATCATTTAGATTTGGAATTAGCTAGGCTCAACAAACTCACCGGCAGTGCTTCGAAAAGGAAATTAAGTGTAAATAGTGTTAGTAACAATGTTAATGCAGCTGTTCCCGGATCCAGTACAAACGTTGAACTTGATGAAGGTATCGATGTCACAGGGTGTCCCGGCAGCGATGTTTACCAG GATTTCAATATTTATCTGCAGCGAGTACACGCGAACCGCCTCCGCCGTCTCCGGGCTCGTCGGAGAAGCACTCCTCCCCCACAAAATGGAGAGTGTCCTGTTTGCAATACAACCTTACCAACCTCCAAACTACAGAGGCACGCCTTGAGGTGCCTCAAGAGAACAGGAGCAGAGATGGATGAAGACATACCTGATACCAGCTCGGAGGAGGGCAGCATCGACGTAGAA AATGACGAACCTTCAGCCAGCGGGTTTGGTGCTGAATACCAGTGGTGCGGTGAGTGGAGGGTCAGAGCGACGGCTCTGCAGGATGCGGATTCAAGGGCAGCCACATGTGTCCGTAGGGCTTCCAATGATCAAGCGCTG GTGGTGGATGGTGATGAAGACACAGAGCTGTATGGACCGCCGCAGTATTCTCCGTCTCGGATAGCACCCGAT GATGAACATCAAACGAACGAAGATCAGACTGATATGCAAACAACCAATGAAACTGAGACTGAAGATAGAATTGAAGAGCCAACTCCCAAATGCAACGGCTTAGTGGAAGCCAGCGCTGAG ACAAGGATCCAGGCTTTAAAGGCGAAAATAAAGGATATGGAGAAGAAACAGAACGGTGCCGCAGAG TCAAAGTGTCTTATATGTCTCGGGTCATACGTGTCTCCGGCCGTCTCAATACAGTGCTGGCATGTCTACTGTGAG GTCTGCTGGCTGGAGTCGTTGAAAGCCAAGAAGATATGTCCGCAGTGCAACGCCATCACCACCGCTCAGCATCTGAGAAGGATATACATGTGA
- the LOC101743099 gene encoding E3 ubiquitin-protein ligase Rnf220 isoform X2, producing the protein MLPVLMYNNMEGCSNNVNEHNTNYGQIYDENVILNSVRSRKKVSELPNCPVCSCTVRQGELEHHLDLELARLNKLTGSASKRKLSVNSVSNNVNAAVPGSSTNVELDEGIDVTGCPGSDVYQRVHANRLRRLRARRRSTPPPQNGECPVCNTTLPTSKLQRHALRCLKRTGAEMDEDIPDTSSEEGSIDVENDEPSASGFGAEYQWCGEWRVRATALQDADSRAATCVRRASNDQALVVDGDEDTELYGPPQYSPSRIAPDDEHQTNEDQTDMQTTNETETEDRIEEPTPKCNGLVEASAETRIQALKAKIKDMEKKQNGAAESKCLICLGSYVSPAVSIQCWHVYCEVCWLESLKAKKICPQCNAITTAQHLRRIYM; encoded by the exons ATGTTACCAGTTTTGATGTACAATAACATGGAGGGCTGTTCGAATAACGTGAATGAGCATAATACTAATTACGGGCAAATATACGACGagaatgtaatattaaatagtGTTAGAAGTAGAAAAAAAGTTAGTGAATTACCGAATTGTCCGGTGTGTAGTTGTACCGTGCGTCAAGGTGAATTGGAACATCATTTAGATTTGGAATTAGCTAGGCTCAACAAACTCACCGGCAGTGCTTCGAAAAGGAAATTAAGTGTAAATAGTGTTAGTAACAATGTTAATGCAGCTGTTCCCGGATCCAGTACAAACGTTGAACTTGATGAAGGTATCGATGTCACAGGGTGTCCCGGCAGCGATGTTTACCAG CGAGTACACGCGAACCGCCTCCGCCGTCTCCGGGCTCGTCGGAGAAGCACTCCTCCCCCACAAAATGGAGAGTGTCCTGTTTGCAATACAACCTTACCAACCTCCAAACTACAGAGGCACGCCTTGAGGTGCCTCAAGAGAACAGGAGCAGAGATGGATGAAGACATACCTGATACCAGCTCGGAGGAGGGCAGCATCGACGTAGAA AATGACGAACCTTCAGCCAGCGGGTTTGGTGCTGAATACCAGTGGTGCGGTGAGTGGAGGGTCAGAGCGACGGCTCTGCAGGATGCGGATTCAAGGGCAGCCACATGTGTCCGTAGGGCTTCCAATGATCAAGCGCTG GTGGTGGATGGTGATGAAGACACAGAGCTGTATGGACCGCCGCAGTATTCTCCGTCTCGGATAGCACCCGAT GATGAACATCAAACGAACGAAGATCAGACTGATATGCAAACAACCAATGAAACTGAGACTGAAGATAGAATTGAAGAGCCAACTCCCAAATGCAACGGCTTAGTGGAAGCCAGCGCTGAG ACAAGGATCCAGGCTTTAAAGGCGAAAATAAAGGATATGGAGAAGAAACAGAACGGTGCCGCAGAG TCAAAGTGTCTTATATGTCTCGGGTCATACGTGTCTCCGGCCGTCTCAATACAGTGCTGGCATGTCTACTGTGAG GTCTGCTGGCTGGAGTCGTTGAAAGCCAAGAAGATATGTCCGCAGTGCAACGCCATCACCACCGCTCAGCATCTGAGAAGGATATACATGTGA